Proteins co-encoded in one Erinaceus europaeus chromosome 2, mEriEur2.1, whole genome shotgun sequence genomic window:
- the LOC103114317 gene encoding heterogeneous nuclear ribonucleoprotein L isoform X3 codes for MSRRLLPRAEKRRRRLEQRQHPDEQRRRSGAMVKMAAAGGGGGGGRYYGGGSEGGRAPKRLKTDNAGDQHGGGGGGGSGAAGGGGGENYDDPHKTPASPVVHIRGLIDGVVEADLVEALQEFGPISYVVVMPKKRQALVEFEDVLGACNAVNYAADNQIYIAGHPAFVNYSTSQKISRPGDSDDSRSVNSVLLFTILNPIYSITTDVLYTICNPCGPVQRIVIFRKNGVQAMVEFDSVQSAQRAKASLNGADIYSGCCTLKIEYAKPTRLNVFKNDQDTWDYTNPNLSGQGDPGSNPSKRQRQPPLLGDHPAEYGEGRGFPSVDSCGSCAPARCPPRKFSPILPLFPSHPSGGPHGGYHSHYHDEGYGPPPPHYEGRRMGPPVGGHRRGPSRYGPQYGHPPPPPPPPEYGPHADSPVLMVYGLDQSKMNCDRVFNVFCLYGNVEKVKFMKSKPGAAMVEMADGYAVDRAITHLNNNFMFGQKLNVCVSKQPAIMPGQSYGLEDGSCSYKDFSESRNNRFSTPEQAAKNRIQHPSNVLHFFNAPLEVTEENFFEICDELGVKRPSSVKVFSGKSERSSSGLLEWESKSDALETLGFLNHYQMKNPNGPYPYTLKLCFSTAQHAS; via the exons ATGTCGCGGAGGCTGCTGCCCCGGGCGGAGAAGCGGCGTCGGCGGCTGGAGCAGAGGCAGCACCCGGACGAGCAGCGGAGGCGGTCGGGAGCGATGGTGAAGATGGCGGCGGCGGGaggcggaggcggcggcggccgcTACTACGGCGGCGGCAGTGAGGGCGGCCGGGCCCCTAAGCGGCTCAAGACTGACAACGCCGGCGACCAacacggcggcggcggcggcggaggatccggggcggcgggcggcggcggcggg gagAACTACGATGACCCACACAAAACCCCTGCCTCCCCAGTCGTCCACATCAGGGGCCTGATTGACGGTGTGGTGGAAGCTGACCTTGTGGAGGCCTTGCAGGAGTTTGGACCCATCAG CTATGTGGTGGTAATGCCTAAAAAGAGACAAGCACTAGTGGAATTTGAAGATGTGTTGGGGGCTTGCAACGCTGTGAACTACGCAGCCGACAACCAAATCTATATTGCGGGTCACCCGGCTTTTGTGAATTACTCTACCAGCCAGAAGATCTCCCGCCCTGGGGACTCAGATGACTCCAGGAGTGTCAACAGTGTGCTTCTCTTTACCATCTTGAACCCCATCTATTCCATTACTACG GATGTTCTTTACACTATCTGTAACCCTTGTGGCCCTGTCCAGAGAATTGTCATTTTCCGGAAGAATGGAGTCCAGGCCATGGTGGAAT TTGACTCTGTGCAGAGTGCTCAGAGGGCTAAGGCCTCGCTCAATGGGGCTGACATTTACTCTGGCTGTTGTACCCTGAAGATTGAATATGCAAAG CCTACACGCTTGAATGTGTTCAAGAATGATCAGGATACTTGGGACTACACTAATCCCAACCTCAGTGGACAAG GTGACCCAGGCAGCAACCCTAGCAAACGCCAGAGGCAGCCCCCTCTCCTGGGAGATCATCCCGCAGAATATGGTGAGGGCAGGGGGTTCCCCTCCGTGGACTCCTGTGGCTCATGTGCCCCTGCCCGCTGTCCGCCGCGCAAATTCTCACccatcctccctctctttccttcccaccCCTCAGGAGGGCCCCACGGTGGGTACCACAGCCATTACCATGATGAGGGCTACGGGCCTCCCCCACCTCACTACGAAGGTAGAAGGATGGGCCCACCAGTGGGGGGTCACCGCCGGGGCCCAAGTCGCTACGGCCCCCAGTATGggcatcccccaccccctcccccaccacccgaGTATGGCCCTCACGCCGACAGCCCTGTGCTCATGGTCTATGGCTTGGATCAATCTAAGATGAACTGTGATCGAGTCTTCAATGTCTTCTGCTTGTATGGCAATGTGGAGAAG GTGAAATTCATGAAAAGCAAACCGGGGGCCGCCATGGTGGAGATGGCTGATGGCTATGCTGTGGACCGTGCCATCACTCACCTCAACAACAACTTCATGTTTGGGCAGAAGTTGAATGTCTG TGTGTCCAAGCAgcctgccatcatgcctggtcAGTCATATGGGctagaagatgggtcctgcagttACAAAGACTTCAGCGAATCAAGGAACAATCGGTTTTCCACTCCAGAGCAGGCAGCCAAGAACCGAATCCAACACCCTAGCAATGTGCTACATTTTTTCAATGCCCCCCTGGAGGTGACTGAGGAAAACTTCTTTGAG ATCTGTGATGAGCTAGGAGTAAAGCGGCCATCTTCTGTGAAAGTATTCTCAGGCAAAA GTGAACGCAGTTCGTCTGGGCTGCTGGAGTGGGAATCGAAGAGTGATGCCCTGGAGACTTTGGGCTTTCTGAACCATTACCAGATGAAAAACCCAA atggTCCGTACCCCTACACCCTGAAGTTGTGTTTCTCCACTGCTCAGCACGCCTCCTAA
- the LOC103114317 gene encoding heterogeneous nuclear ribonucleoprotein L isoform X5, producing MSRRLLPRAEKRRRRLEQRQHPDEQRRRSGAMVKMAAAGGGGGGGRYYGGGSEGGRAPKRLKTDNAGDQHGGGGGGGSGAAGGGGGENYDDPHKTPASPVVHIRGLIDGVVEADLVEALQEFGPISYVVVMPKKRQALVEFEDVLGACNAVNYAADNQIYIAGHPAFVNYSTSQKISRPGDSDDSRSVNSVLLFTILNPIYSITTDVLYTICNPCGPVQRIVIFRKNGVQAMVEFDSVQSAQRAKASLNGADIYSGCCTLKIEYAKPTRLNVFKNDQDTWDYTNPNLSGQGDPGSNPSKRQRQPPLLGDHPAEYGGPHGGYHSHYHDEGYGPPPPHYEGRRMGPPVGGHRRGPSRYGPQYGHPPPPPPPPEYGPHADSPVLMVYGLDQSKMNCDRVFNVFCLYGNVEKVKFMKSKPGAAMVEMADGYAVDRAITHLNNNFMFGQKLNVCVSKQPAIMPGQSYGLEDGSCSYKDFSESRNNRFSTPEQAAKNRIQHPSNVLHFFNAPLEVTEENFFEICDELGVKRPSSVKVFSGKSERSSSGLLEWESKSDALETLGFLNHYQMKNPNGPYPYTLKLCFSTAQHAS from the exons ATGTCGCGGAGGCTGCTGCCCCGGGCGGAGAAGCGGCGTCGGCGGCTGGAGCAGAGGCAGCACCCGGACGAGCAGCGGAGGCGGTCGGGAGCGATGGTGAAGATGGCGGCGGCGGGaggcggaggcggcggcggccgcTACTACGGCGGCGGCAGTGAGGGCGGCCGGGCCCCTAAGCGGCTCAAGACTGACAACGCCGGCGACCAacacggcggcggcggcggcggaggatccggggcggcgggcggcggcggcggg gagAACTACGATGACCCACACAAAACCCCTGCCTCCCCAGTCGTCCACATCAGGGGCCTGATTGACGGTGTGGTGGAAGCTGACCTTGTGGAGGCCTTGCAGGAGTTTGGACCCATCAG CTATGTGGTGGTAATGCCTAAAAAGAGACAAGCACTAGTGGAATTTGAAGATGTGTTGGGGGCTTGCAACGCTGTGAACTACGCAGCCGACAACCAAATCTATATTGCGGGTCACCCGGCTTTTGTGAATTACTCTACCAGCCAGAAGATCTCCCGCCCTGGGGACTCAGATGACTCCAGGAGTGTCAACAGTGTGCTTCTCTTTACCATCTTGAACCCCATCTATTCCATTACTACG GATGTTCTTTACACTATCTGTAACCCTTGTGGCCCTGTCCAGAGAATTGTCATTTTCCGGAAGAATGGAGTCCAGGCCATGGTGGAAT TTGACTCTGTGCAGAGTGCTCAGAGGGCTAAGGCCTCGCTCAATGGGGCTGACATTTACTCTGGCTGTTGTACCCTGAAGATTGAATATGCAAAG CCTACACGCTTGAATGTGTTCAAGAATGATCAGGATACTTGGGACTACACTAATCCCAACCTCAGTGGACAAG GTGACCCAGGCAGCAACCCTAGCAAACGCCAGAGGCAGCCCCCTCTCCTGGGAGATCATCCCGCAGAATATG GAGGGCCCCACGGTGGGTACCACAGCCATTACCATGATGAGGGCTACGGGCCTCCCCCACCTCACTACGAAGGTAGAAGGATGGGCCCACCAGTGGGGGGTCACCGCCGGGGCCCAAGTCGCTACGGCCCCCAGTATGggcatcccccaccccctcccccaccacccgaGTATGGCCCTCACGCCGACAGCCCTGTGCTCATGGTCTATGGCTTGGATCAATCTAAGATGAACTGTGATCGAGTCTTCAATGTCTTCTGCTTGTATGGCAATGTGGAGAAG GTGAAATTCATGAAAAGCAAACCGGGGGCCGCCATGGTGGAGATGGCTGATGGCTATGCTGTGGACCGTGCCATCACTCACCTCAACAACAACTTCATGTTTGGGCAGAAGTTGAATGTCTG TGTGTCCAAGCAgcctgccatcatgcctggtcAGTCATATGGGctagaagatgggtcctgcagttACAAAGACTTCAGCGAATCAAGGAACAATCGGTTTTCCACTCCAGAGCAGGCAGCCAAGAACCGAATCCAACACCCTAGCAATGTGCTACATTTTTTCAATGCCCCCCTGGAGGTGACTGAGGAAAACTTCTTTGAG ATCTGTGATGAGCTAGGAGTAAAGCGGCCATCTTCTGTGAAAGTATTCTCAGGCAAAA GTGAACGCAGTTCGTCTGGGCTGCTGGAGTGGGAATCGAAGAGTGATGCCCTGGAGACTTTGGGCTTTCTGAACCATTACCAGATGAAAAACCCAA atggTCCGTACCCCTACACCCTGAAGTTGTGTTTCTCCACTGCTCAGCACGCCTCCTAA